A region from the Nicotiana tabacum cultivar K326 unplaced genomic scaffold, ASM71507v2 Un00089, whole genome shotgun sequence genome encodes:
- the LOC142178955 gene encoding uncharacterized protein LOC142178955: MEMLKQIQVNITLIDASRDIPGYAKMKKDLMSRKFDFQDLATVTLTKTYSAIVTRPIVDKLSDPGSFTILCTIGSYAFAKLADRMVKRASGILDDVLVQVGKFVFPADFVILDCQKYMRQPSEFANCSLIEAVDVIMEEKDEALNAKDPLVACLMNLEEVDSEDLAEWVLSFEGQGYSKRELEFDPLHLEERKTRPAKPSIEEPPQLELKSLPSHLRYAFLGPSSTLPIIILSGLLDVQVEQLLQVLKECKTAIGWTIAHIKGASPTFCMHKILLQYGHKPSREHQRRMNANMKEVVKKEVIRCRNHLPHL; this comes from the exons atggagatgttgaAGCAGATTCAGGTGAACATCACATTGATTGATGCCTCGAGGGATATtcctggttatgcaaaaatgaagaaggacttgatgtctcgcAAGTTCGACTTTCAAGACTTGGCAACTGTTACACTGACTAAGACTTATAGTGCTATCGTGACGAGACCCATAGTTGATAAGCTATCCgacccagggagtttcacaatcctGTGCACAATAGGCAGCTATGCTTTTGCTAAA CTAGCCGACCGAATGGTGAAGAGGGCATCAGGTATACTTGATGATGTACTTGTGCAGGTTGGAAAGTTTGTGTTTCCAGCagattttgtcattttggactgccag AAGTATATGCGGCAACCCAGTGAGTTTGCTAATTGCTCTCTGATTGAAGCCGTGGATGTGATTATGGAGGAGAAAGATGAGGCACTGAACGCAAAAGACCCCCTAGTAGCCTGCCTTATGAACTTAGAAGAAGTAGATAGTGAGGACTTGGCGGAGTGGGTTTTGTCCTTTGAAGGCCAAGGGTACTCgaaaagagagctcgaattcgatcctttacacttagaagaaagaaagactCGTCCAGCTAAGCCATCAATTGAAGAGCCACCACAGTTGGAGCTAAAATCGTTACCATCTCACCTTaggtatgctttcttgggacctaGCTCGACATTACCTATTATTATCTTATCTGGTTTATTAGACGTGCAGgtagaacaacttttgcaggttctgaaggagtgcaagactgcaATTGGGTGGACCATTGCACACATAAAGGGTGCCAGCCCAAcattttgtatgcataagattctactACAATATGGGCACAAACCgtccagagaacatcaaagaaggatGAACGccaacatgaaagaagtggtgaagaaagaagtgattagATGCAggaatcatcttccccatcttTGA